The following are encoded together in the Ranitomeya imitator isolate aRanImi1 chromosome 4, aRanImi1.pri, whole genome shotgun sequence genome:
- the HSPA14 gene encoding heat shock 70 kDa protein 14 produces the protein MAAIGVHLGCTCACVAVYKDGRADVVANDAGDRVTPAVVGYLENEVIVGLAAKQSRVRNATNTVVKVKQILGRSSEDPYAQKHISESKCSVVEKGGKLRYEIDTGDIMKLVSPEDVAKLIFSKMKETAQSALGSDVNDVVITVPFDFGENQKKALGEAAASAGFNILRMVHEPSAALLAYGIGQDSPMGKSNVLVYKLGGTSLSVTMIEVNSGIYRVLATKTYDTIGGVCFTEALAQYLASEFHRSYKQDINGNARAMMKLMNSADLAKHSLSNLGSANCFVDSLYDGIDFECNVSRARFELICSSLFNQCIDPIKVLLDQVGVKATDVNQVVLCGGSARMPKLQQLIRDLFHDVELLNSIPPDEVIPIGAAIEAGILLGKENLSMELDTITIECSASDIMVKEADESGAEKFSILLPSGTPLPARRQHSLQAPGNFTSVCLELYESVRKSSTPDNLKFAQIVLKDLQKKDGVHDIVTVLTMKRDGSLHVTCTDKDTGKSEMITVEDSS, from the exons ATGGCGGCGATCGGTGTGCACTTGGGCTGCACGTGTGCTTGTGTCGCCGTGTATAAG GATGGCCGTGCTGACGTGGTGGCCAATGATGCCGGCGACAGAGTTACACCTGCAGTGGTTGGGTACTTGGAGAATGAAGTG ATTGTCGGTCTAGCAGCAAAACAAAGTCGAGTAAGAAATGCAACAAATACTGTGGTCAAAGTAAAACAGATTTTGGGAAGGAG CTCTGAAGACCCATACGCCCAGAAACACATCTCTGAAAGCAAATGTTCA GTGGTTGAAAAAGGAGGGAAACTCCGATATGAAATCGACACGGGGGACATCATGAAACTTGTGAGTCCAGAAGATGTTGCCAAACTGATCTTCAGTAAAATGAAAG AGACGGCCCAATCTGCTCTGGGATCTGATGTCAACGATGTGGTTATCACTGTACCGTTTGATTTTGGTGAAAATCAGAAAAAAGCTCTTGG GGAAGCAGCCGCATCTGCTGGATTTAATATACTGCGTATGGTCCATGAACCATCTGCGGCCCTGTTGGCCTATGGAATTGGACAAGATTCACCCATGGGGAAAAG CAATGTTTTGGTGTACAAACTGGGAGGTACATCCCTGTCTGTCACTATGATAGAAGTTAACAGCGGAATATACCGGGTGCTTGCCACAAAGACTTACGATACTATTGGAGGAGTGTGTTTTACAGAAGCCTTAGCTCAGTACCTTGCATCTGAATTTCACAG GTCATACAAACAAGACATCAATGGAAATGCCCGAGCAATGATGAAACTAATGAACAGTGCTGATCTGGCCAAGCATTCTCTGTCCAATTTAGGAAGTGCCAATTGTTTTGTGGATTCATTGTATGATGGCATTGATTTTGAGTGCAACGTTTCTAG GGCTCGATTTGAGCTCATCTGTTCATCTCTGTTCAATCAGTGCATTGATCCAATAAAAGTCCTACTGGATCAGGTTGGTGTCAAGGCGACAGATGTGAATCAG GTGGTTTTATGTGGTGGGTCAGCTCGCATGCCCAAACTGCAGCAATTGATACGTGATTTATTCCATGACGTGGAACTGCTCAATAGCATACCACCAGATGAGGTGATTCCTATAGGAGCTGCCATAGAAGCTGGAATTCTACTGGGCAAAGAAAATCTATCTATGGAATTAGACACCATTACTATTGAGTGCTCTGCCAGTGACATCATGGTTAAG GAGGCTGATGAGTCAGGCGCTGAGAAGTTCTCGATTTTATTGCCGTCGGGTACACCGCTTCCTGCCCGTAGACAGCACTCCTTACAAGCGCCTGGTAACTTTACCTCTGTTTGCTTGGAACTGTACGAGTCAGTTCGAAAGTCAAGCACACCAGACAACTTAAAATTTGCACAA ATTGTACTTAAAGATCTACAGAAGAAAGATGGTGTTCATGACATAGTAACTGTACTTACAATGAAGAG agATGGCTCATTACATGTAACTTGCACTGACAAAGACACTGGAAAGTCAGAAATGATCACCGTCGAAGACTCCTCTTGA